A section of the Candidatus Nitrosacidococcus sp. I8 genome encodes:
- a CDS encoding PEP-CTERM sorting domain-containing protein, giving the protein MGIKPSGLKKWLISLVGMTIGFFPFLAIAGPMSFNISGQAKYFSSNTNDNNSVSTNFSGAMTVDPTGSSQNFGEIGQITSITFSFPDLSIPVFDTIATQDPLVAQIDEPLAYSVNLKNADNDTASLSFTTPNSSGTLFGTEFGSLTSFSGGTIFQGQTGTISTASGDIILQNFTGKITSNNPSSVPEPATLGIFSLGLLFIGAFIRLRPHTQVTLIG; this is encoded by the coding sequence ATGGGTATAAAGCCCTCCGGTCTAAAAAAATGGCTAATATCGCTAGTGGGGATGACAATTGGGTTTTTCCCCTTTCTAGCTATTGCTGGCCCAATGTCGTTTAATATCAGTGGGCAGGCGAAATACTTCTCAAGTAACACTAATGATAATAATTCTGTTTCTACTAATTTTTCAGGTGCAATGACTGTTGATCCAACTGGATCGAGCCAGAATTTTGGAGAAATTGGTCAAATTACTTCAATAACATTTAGTTTTCCCGATTTATCTATTCCTGTTTTTGATACGATAGCTACTCAAGATCCATTGGTAGCACAAATCGATGAGCCACTTGCATATAGTGTAAATCTTAAAAATGCAGATAATGACACAGCCTCACTTTCATTTACCACACCCAATTCAAGTGGTACTCTTTTTGGCACTGAGTTTGGATCACTCACTAGCTTTAGTGGCGGAACTATTTTTCAAGGACAAACTGGCACTATCAGCACCGCAAGCGGTGATATTATCTTGCAAAACTTTACCGGTAAAATCACCTCAAATAACCCATCTAGCGTGCCAGAGCCTGCTACCCTCGGAATATTTAGTTTAGGTTTATTGTTTATCGGTGCGTTTATAAGGTTACGCCCCCATACGCAGGTAACCCTTATCGGATAA
- a CDS encoding peptide MFS transporter, with translation MDKQPVNLAFSLSSQTHSFTTILVIEMWERFGYYGMQVLIVYYMVQQLGFSDQQANLSWSICVALIYTTPVIGGWVGDKVLGTRRTLLLGVVILVIGYGLIAIPKQDTDFMFLALGVIIVGNGLFKPNASNMIRKIYQQDNSKIESAFTLYYMSVNIGSMISMLLIPWVKDYINDYFHSDFGWYIAFSISAIGLILGLSYFFMMHQSIAHIGSYPDFQPIKLDRLSLVFIGSIIFIFFSAFVIKNEYIARWFIYITGISVLLFFIFLMATNQGKERYGLIITFLLTLQIVFFFIFYQQMATSLALFILRNVDWGFYIFGIHLFNWAPAQFQALNPIWIFILSPLLAWSYIYTNQKNNSIATKFIIGFIAMAASFFVYSIAVHFSNTEGRISSWFIVWGYGFGALSELLISGLGLAVIARYTPDQIGGLMMGVYFIVTGISQYFGGWVATLAAIPKNIIDPQITLLIYTNLFNWLCIAATICALVALVLLQVIKKFQFKLQNIDSYENK, from the coding sequence ATGGACAAGCAACCTGTAAATTTAGCCTTTTCTTTATCCTCCCAGACTCATTCATTTACCACTATTTTAGTTATTGAAATGTGGGAGCGTTTCGGCTATTACGGCATGCAGGTGCTGATTGTTTACTATATGGTACAACAACTTGGATTTAGCGATCAGCAGGCTAATTTAAGCTGGAGTATTTGTGTTGCACTCATTTACACTACGCCAGTTATTGGTGGGTGGGTGGGTGATAAAGTGCTAGGTACACGCCGTACCTTATTGCTTGGCGTAGTAATCCTTGTCATAGGCTATGGATTAATAGCAATACCTAAGCAAGATACCGATTTTATGTTTCTAGCCTTAGGGGTCATTATTGTGGGCAATGGCTTATTTAAGCCAAATGCCAGCAATATGATCCGTAAAATCTACCAACAAGATAACTCTAAAATAGAAAGTGCGTTTACCCTGTATTACATGTCAGTGAATATAGGCTCTATGATTTCTATGCTACTCATCCCATGGGTAAAAGACTATATCAATGACTATTTCCATAGTGATTTTGGGTGGTATATTGCATTTTCAATCAGTGCTATTGGGCTTATTTTAGGGTTAAGCTACTTTTTTATGATGCATCAGAGTATTGCACATATTGGCTCTTATCCAGATTTTCAACCAATAAAGTTAGATAGGCTTAGTTTAGTGTTTATCGGGAGCATCATATTTATATTTTTTTCTGCTTTTGTTATTAAAAACGAATATATTGCTCGCTGGTTCATATATATAACTGGGATTAGTGTATTGCTATTTTTTATTTTTTTAATGGCTACTAATCAAGGCAAAGAGCGATATGGATTAATTATTACCTTTCTTTTAACTTTACAAATTGTTTTTTTCTTTATTTTTTATCAACAAATGGCTACCTCGCTAGCCTTGTTTATCTTGCGTAATGTGGATTGGGGGTTTTATATTTTTGGAATCCATCTATTTAATTGGGCACCTGCTCAATTCCAAGCATTAAACCCTATTTGGATTTTTATCTTAAGCCCTCTTCTTGCTTGGAGTTATATTTATACTAATCAAAAAAATAATTCTATTGCTACTAAATTTATCATTGGTTTTATTGCGATGGCAGCCAGCTTCTTTGTTTATAGCATAGCAGTACATTTTTCCAATACCGAAGGTAGAATTTCTTCTTGGTTTATTGTTTGGGGCTATGGTTTTGGGGCACTCAGCGAACTGCTGATTAGTGGTTTAGGATTAGCTGTTATTGCCCGCTATACCCCAGATCAGATAGGTGGATTAATGATGGGAGTTTATTTTATTGTCACGGGTATTTCCCAATACTTTGGCGGATGGGTTGCTACCTTAGCAGCAATTCCTAAGAATATTATTGATCCCCAAATTACTTTGCTTATTTATACTAATCTATTTAACTGGCTATGTATTGCAGCAACCATTTGTGCTTTAGTTGCTTTAGTATTATTACAGGTAATTAAAAAATTTCAATTTAAATTACAGAATATAGATTCCTACGAGAATAAATGA